One region of Roseovarius faecimaris genomic DNA includes:
- a CDS encoding aldehyde dehydrogenase family protein — translation MQIKPYWQNYVDGSWVDGGAGRVEVVNPGTGEVLAEQALADAADIDRAVQAARRVHQSGVLTAMRPVERGRMVQAIGRYLIENADDIAQVLTLEQGKPLWEAHREIQGAARYFEYYGNQAETLEGRSIPLGAGYFDFTHYEPYGVSAQIIPWNFPLEMTARSLSCGLATGNACVVKTPELTPLSNYIYGHAAEAVGLPAGAVNILCGWGHEAGAALSAHPDVNQIVFTGSVKTGIAIATAAAANVVPCVLELGGKSAAIVHDDADLEAMEKDIRWGIFFNAGQVCSAMSRIVVHESRHDELVERAVKVAKSLSVGPGIDRAEAGLTMGSMVSEAQRDRAARMVAEAEAQGAHVATGGRKMNIPGAFLEPTVLTGVSPDMTIAQEEVFGPVLSVIPFRDEAEAVAIANGTEYGLVGGVFTRNLDRATRAAQKIRAGQVFVNEWFAGGVETPFGGYGKSGYGREKGREALLNYVQTKNVAIQVR, via the coding sequence GCCGTGCAGGCGGCGCGCCGGGTTCATCAAAGCGGGGTGCTGACCGCGATGCGCCCGGTTGAGAGGGGCCGGATGGTGCAGGCCATTGGCCGCTACCTGATTGAAAACGCAGACGATATTGCGCAGGTTCTCACGCTGGAACAGGGCAAGCCTCTGTGGGAAGCGCATCGTGAAATCCAGGGCGCTGCACGCTATTTCGAGTATTACGGCAACCAGGCCGAAACGCTCGAAGGCCGCTCGATCCCGCTTGGCGCGGGCTATTTCGACTTCACCCATTACGAGCCTTACGGCGTCTCGGCGCAGATCATCCCGTGGAATTTCCCGCTTGAGATGACGGCGCGCTCGCTCTCCTGCGGGCTGGCCACGGGCAATGCCTGCGTGGTCAAGACACCAGAGCTGACCCCGCTCTCCAACTATATCTACGGTCATGCCGCCGAAGCCGTGGGCCTGCCCGCGGGTGCGGTCAATATCCTCTGCGGCTGGGGGCACGAGGCCGGCGCCGCGCTCAGCGCGCATCCGGACGTCAATCAGATCGTCTTTACCGGCTCGGTCAAAACCGGGATCGCCATTGCCACGGCGGCGGCGGCCAATGTCGTGCCTTGTGTGCTGGAACTGGGCGGCAAATCGGCGGCCATCGTGCATGACGATGCCGATCTTGAAGCGATGGAGAAGGACATCCGCTGGGGCATCTTTTTCAATGCCGGGCAGGTCTGTTCGGCCATGTCGCGGATCGTGGTCCACGAAAGCCGCCATGACGAGCTGGTCGAGCGCGCCGTGAAGGTCGCGAAATCGCTCTCGGTCGGCCCTGGTATCGACCGGGCCGAGGCGGGGCTGACGATGGGCTCGATGGTGTCCGAGGCACAGCGCGACCGCGCCGCGCGGATGGTGGCCGAGGCCGAGGCGCAGGGCGCACATGTGGCCACCGGCGGACGCAAGATGAACATCCCCGGCGCGTTTCTGGAACCCACTGTTCTCACAGGTGTTTCCCCCGACATGACCATCGCGCAGGAAGAGGTGTTCGGCCCGGTTCTGTCGGTGATCCCCTTCCGGGACGAGGCCGAGGCCGTCGCCATCGCCAATGGGACCGAGTACGGGCTTGTCGGCGGCGTGTTCACCCGCAATCTCGACCGTGCCACACGCGCCGCGCAGAAAATCCGCGCCGGTCAGGTCTTTGTCAACGAATGGTTCGCCGGCGGGGTCGAAACCCCCTTTGGCGGCTATGGCAAATCCGGCTATGGCCGCGAGAAGGGGCGCGAGGCGCTGCTCAACTACGTGCAGACCAAGAATGTCGCGATCCAGGTGAGATAG